In the Sandaracinus amylolyticus genome, CCGCCGAAGAACTCGAGGTTGTCGCGAACCGTGAGGTCGAGATAGAGCGAGAACTTCTGCGACATGTACCCGATGCCGCGCTTCACCTTCTCGGGCTCGCGCGCGACGTCGGCGCCCGCGACGATCGCGGTGCCCGCGGTGGGAGAGAGCAGGCCGCAGAGCATGCGGATCGTCGTCGACTTCCCCGCGCCGTTCGCGCCGAGATAGCCGAAGATCTCGCCGCGCTCGACGTGGAACGAGACGTCGTCGACCGCCTTGAACGCGCCGAAGTGCTTGGCGAGATGGCGGACGGTGATCGCGTGGTCGGTCATGCGGCGCTCCGTTCTGCGAGCGCGACCTTCGCGAGGAACACGTCTTCGAACGCCGGCTGCGCGGGCGAGAGGCTCGCGCCCGCGGCGCGCACTGCATCCGCGACGTGATCGCTCGCGCCGGGCGCGATGACGACGCGCAGCTGCGCGCCCGCGGGCGAGCTCGCGAGCACCTCGGGGAGCGACGCGAGGATCGTGTGCACGGCCTCGCGATCCCCGCCGACCACCTCGGCGGTCGGACACTCGAGATCGCGCACCAGCACGTTGGGATCGCCCTCGCTGAGCACGCGCCCCTGATGCACCAGCGCGACGCGATGACAGCGCGACGCCTCGTCCATGTAGGGCGTCGAGACGAGCACGGTCATGCCCTGATCGACGAGCTCGTAGACGAGCTCCCAGAGCTCGCGGCGCGAGACGGGATCGATGCCGTTCGTCGGCTCGTCCATCAGCAGCACCTCGGGCTGATGGAGGAGCGCGCACATCAGCGCGAGCTTCTTGTACATGCCGCCCGAGAGCGCGTCGGCGCGTCGCGCGGTGAACGCGCCGAGGCGCGTGATCGAGAGCAGTCGCTCGCGTCGCTCGAGGTACTGCGCGCGCGACAGGCAGAAGAGCTTCGAGAAGAACTGCATGTTCTCCTCGATCGAGAGATCGCCGTAGAGGCTGTGCTCCTGCGGCATCAGACCGAGCGCGTCGCGCACCTTCTGTGCGCCGTGCCAGGGGTCCTGTCCGAGCACGCGCACCATGCCGCTCGTCGGGCGCACCAGGCCCGCGATCATGCGCATCGTCGTGGTCTTGCCCGCGGCGTCGGGACCGACGAGCCCGAAGAGCTCGCCGCGCCGCACCTCGAGCGAGAGCCCGCGCACCGCGTGCACCGGCGCCTTCTTGGTCCCGAAGTCGCGCACGAGATCGCGCGCGTCGATCGTAATTCCAAGACCGCTCATCGCAGGGTCACCTGCACCGGCATGCCGGGGCGCAAGCGGCGCTCGGGGTTCGGCACCGCGACCTCGATCGCGTAGACGAGGCGATCGCGATCGGTGCGCGTCTGGATGTTGCGCGGCGTGAACTCCGCCTCGTTCGCGACGGTGATCACCCGGCCCGCGAAGCGCTGATCGGGCCACGCGTCCGCGACCACCTCGGCCTCGCGATCGGTGCGCGCCTGCGAGAGCTCGGCGTTCGGCAGGTAGAACGTCGCGCGCACCTCCGAGAGATCGACGAGGCGCACGACGATCGCGCCCGGCGTCACGATCTCGCCGGCCTCGTAGTAGACCTCCTCGAGCACTCCGTCGCGCGGCGCGCGCACCACGCACTCGTCGACCGCGATGCGCGCGAGATCGCGCAGCGCCTCGAACGCGCCGAGGGTGCTCGCCGCTGCGCGTGCTTGTGCGTCCGCGGCCTCGACCTGGGTGCGTGCGACGCCGATCTGCGCGCGCGTGGCGCGGCTCTGGGCGCGCGCCGCTTCGACCTCGGTCTCCGCGCCGCTCGCCTGCGACTGAGCCATGTCGCGGGCCTGCGCCGATGCCGCGGGCCCGAGGCTCGCGACGCGAGCCGCTTCGCGCGCGTACGTCTCCTGCTGCACCGACGCCGCGGAGATCCGGACCTCCGCCGCACGCGCCGCCGCGCTCGCGGCCACGGTGCTGCGCGACGCGGTCTGCACCGCGGCCGTCGCGCCCGCGAGCTGCGCGCGCGCTGCTTCGATCCGCGCCTCCGCTTCCGCGAGCCGCGCGCGCTCCTGCATGCAGTCGAGCTCGAGCAGCGCATCGCCCGCGTGCACCTCGGCGCCCTCTCGCGCCTGCAGCCGCACGATGCGACCCGAGATGCGCGAGCCCACGTCGACCGCGACCGCCTCGACCACGCCCGCGCCGCCCGGCGGGCCGCTCTGCGCCTCGCGTTGCGCGCGGATGCGGAGCGTGAGGGCGAGCACGAGGAGAAGGACGAGGACGGTGCCGGCAGCGACGACGCGCTTCATGTCCGGCCCGCTTCGCAACCCTCGTGCCTCTCACGCGGGAGCCGGTTTTCTCGCGCGAGCAGCTCGATCTGTCGGGGGTGCCGGACGGCGTGCGCCGGATCTCCGGACGCCTCGAGCGCCATGATCCCCGTGTGATCTCGCGAATGGCGGGTGGCTCGTGGTTTGCTCAGGCCGTGACCGGAGCCCCGCGTCCTTTGCAAGCACCTGCATCGCACCCCCGCACCCTCGAGGAGCGCGCGAAGGCGCTCGACGATCTCGAGCAGGTCGCGAGCTCGCGCGTCGTGGGCGAGATCATCGCGCATCGACGCAAGCTCTGGCCCGTCGGGCTCGCGATCATGATCGCGCTGCTCTGGATGGGCCCCGCGGTCTGGCGGTGGACGCTGATCGCGCTCGCGATCCTCTCGATCGCGTCGCTCGGGT is a window encoding:
- a CDS encoding ABC transporter ATP-binding protein yields the protein MSGLGITIDARDLVRDFGTKKAPVHAVRGLSLEVRRGELFGLVGPDAAGKTTTMRMIAGLVRPTSGMVRVLGQDPWHGAQKVRDALGLMPQEHSLYGDLSIEENMQFFSKLFCLSRAQYLERRERLLSITRLGAFTARRADALSGGMYKKLALMCALLHQPEVLLMDEPTNGIDPVSRRELWELVYELVDQGMTVLVSTPYMDEASRCHRVALVHQGRVLSEGDPNVLVRDLECPTAEVVGGDREAVHTILASLPEVLASSPAGAQLRVVIAPGASDHVADAVRAAGASLSPAQPAFEDVFLAKVALAERSAA
- a CDS encoding HlyD family secretion protein — its product is MKRVVAAGTVLVLLLVLALTLRIRAQREAQSGPPGGAGVVEAVAVDVGSRISGRIVRLQAREGAEVHAGDALLELDCMQERARLAEAEARIEAARAQLAGATAAVQTASRSTVAASAAARAAEVRISAASVQQETYAREAARVASLGPAASAQARDMAQSQASGAETEVEAARAQSRATRAQIGVARTQVEAADAQARAAASTLGAFEALRDLARIAVDECVVRAPRDGVLEEVYYEAGEIVTPGAIVVRLVDLSEVRATFYLPNAELSQARTDREAEVVADAWPDQRFAGRVITVANEAEFTPRNIQTRTDRDRLVYAIEVAVPNPERRLRPGMPVQVTLR